The stretch of DNA AATACTGCAAAGATACACATTTTAAAGCAATTCACAACATAGCCGTCCTTATAGTTTACCTGAACAGCGTTGTGCGTAATACTGCAAAGATACACATTTTAAAGCAATTCACAACATTAGCATTATATTTCAATTACGAGGCATGTTGTGCGTAATACTGCAAAGATACACATTTTAAAGCAATTCACAACTCTTAAGATAGATTATTTATAAACATAAAAGTTGTGCGTAATACTGCAAAGATACACATTTTAAAGCAATTCACAACTCAAGTGGTAAGGACATTTGAGGTGAGCAGGTTGTGCGTAATACTGCAAAGATACACATTTTAAAGCAATTCACAACCTCACTGCGTTAATGGACGTTTCGCACTATGTTGTGCGTAATACTGCAAAGATACACATTTTAAAGCAATTCACAACGCAGCCGACTTGCAGCCTGTCAATGGTAAGTTGTGCGTAATACTGCAAAGATACACATTTTAAAGCAATTCACAACATAAATAAAATAACGAATGAAACAATCATGTTGTGCGTAATACTGCAAAGATACACATTTTAAAGCAATTCACAACCAAACTATTTTGCATCAGCACTTCTGATGGTTGTGCGTAATACTGCAAAGATACACATTTTAAGGTAAATCACAACTTGCTTTTATTAAATCATCGATTTTTATGTTCTTTCTATGTTATTCTATACCTCTTATGAAATCTTTTGCATTTAGAAATTTGTTGCTCCAAGAAATAATTGAATATTTACAATCGAATGCTCTGATTCTATGTAGGATTGTATTTCCATCCGTGATGAGGTTTTTTTATTAGAGCTTTTTGAATGCTCTTACTATCAAATAGTAGCTATTGTTTTTCTATCTTGATACTCTTTTATAATATTGAACTATAGTCTTATGTCTTTTTTCGTTTTACCAATCACGGCATAAAATAAACTTGCTGTCACTCCTGTCATTTATGCTCTATACTTAACTTGTTAGTTTAGAGCAAGATAAATGAACTTTTAAAAGTGACAGCAAATTAAAATAAAACAATCTCTCGTGTATGTAATTCTTTCTCTTACATGAGAAGTCTTATCACACTATAGCTAATCGAGATATTTCAATGACTCGTTCTTCGTTTAATTTGTTCGTGTTTTTTTCCTACTTGGTTATTTGCTCCCCTACGCTTTCTTACCTGACACGAGGACGATGATGATGAGGATACCTGCGACGAAGATGAAGAGGAAAGAACCTAATGCTCCTGCATAGATTCGGCCAGTGTGTACCTCTAAGGCAAGACTCCAAAGAGACATTGGTTTGTTCTTGAACTCTTCGGGTTGTTTTGCAAATGATGAACCTAAGTAATAAGTTGCTATACACTCCTTGTTTTTGAAGTCAGAACTAAAGCCCGTAATCATTTGTTCGCTCGGTGCAGTACCAGGAATACTAGGATTGAAAGCTATTATGTCATCGTATGGGGCAACTTCGTTATAATCTCTGTTCCAAAGGAAAAGACCATCAAAGGACCCGACAACCCATGTGTTGTCATTTATACGTTGCCATACGTTCTGTCCCATGACGCTTACAGGGGGTGCATACTCAATAGCTGTTGGTTTGTCAGCAAGTGTTTTGAGTGAGAAAAATCCTTCAGAAGTTGAGATGAGCCAATCGTGCTTCTGGTCATCATAACGTATCATTCTCAGTTTGTCATTCCAAGCGTTGTCGCTACTCAAGGTTGTGCCCGGCAATGGTTTTGTACTATTCTTTGCGAGTAAAATCATGAGAGGTGGACGTAAGGCCCAGCCAGTGATCGCAAGGAAGAGTGTAATATAGAAGGTGTAAACTCCAATTTTATTATGCCACACAAGCACCGATGTACTTTTATGACGGAGCCAGAACCATATACCTGTTACACAAAGTAAGATGAGGATAATACCGATTCCATCCACGAGTAGTTTTCCAATGGTTCCGAATAATGCGCCACTGTGTAGAAGCCATATTTGACGGAAGAGTGAAACCTTGCCTTCATAGCCGTTAGGGGATTGAAGTGTAAGACAAGTAAATGTCTTGTAAGGTGTCTTGGCATAATAAAGGTGGGAACGAGAAAGCACAATCAACGTATCACCATGCGTGATGATATCAGTCAATAATTCGTCATTCTCTTGTAGAGGTAAAGACACCGGTTGCCATTGTGAGTTCTTACCTAATTTATAAAGCCCCATGACGCTGGCTGCAAAAATATCATTTTTAGGAGTTTTCACAACCCCTCTTATCTGGCGATAATCAGCACCTGAAGGCAGTCCTTGGTTATATTCTGTGAACTTTGATGCCGCTGAGTCCGTTTGAATGACACCAGCCGCACCATAGATAATTACTTTGTTATGCTTATCTGCATCATTATAACGCAGAGTTCCACGCAGTAACCCATTGTTCCATTGTTCAAAAGAATAGCGCGCTGGTAGGATGGCACGACTTACGTTGATATCTGCGAAGGATTGGCGATGATTGAGAATTATTCCTGATAAGCAGAACATTACCAAAAAGAATGTAATGATTATTCCAATCCATTTGTGATATTTACGCCATGTTTTGCGTTTCATATTTTGTTGTTTGTGATATGTTGTTATTTACTCAGTTTTTAAAGTGAGTACAAACTTACAAAAAAAAATCTATATTTTAGGTCTCGTAAACGAACATTTTTCGACGATATGATTTTGAATTTACGCACAAATAGTTTATATCCTTAGTGACAAGTGTTCTATTTATTCCTTACGAAAAACTTGCAGCATTGGGATTTTGTTGCTATCTTCGCAGACAAGAACGCTATCATTGACATCCGAATAAGAATCAAAACATGGGAAGAAATAAATTCGCAAAAGACGAGATAAAAGAAATAAAAAAACTACTCCGACTGAAGAATGCGGGAAATCGTGCGAAGCAGAAACTTGTTCGTCATGACCTCCGTACCATCTACGAGTTTAATATATCTGATTTCAATGAACCCGGTAAAGCTTTTGGCGAGGAGGAATTGCAGGACGCTATTGAACGTGGCGCTATTCAGATTCTTGACGATGCCACAATTGCCGACATGAAAGCAAAGCGTGCTCGTGACGAGGCTCGTGACGAGGCTGCACGTGAGCAGCAAGCTATTGAGGCAGGTGAGATGACAGATTGGAAAGCTGTTGCTAAAGAGTGGGAAAAGTGGGAGCAATCGCAGAATAACTAATGTGCCCGATTATTTTGTGGCATTCTTTTTGAATATTCAATGAAATAAGAGGAATCCCTATTTGGATGCGTACGGGCTTTTAGAGCAATGAGAGGTCCTTTTTTAGTGACTTCATTTAAGATTGATAAAATAATAAAACAATGACATTATATCCAAAACTCATTACAGATGCACTGGAGAAAGTAATTTATCCAGGAACAAAGAAGAATATTATTGAAAGTGAGATGTTGGCAGACACACCCAGCATCAATGGTAATAAAGTTAGTTTCACGCTTATTTTCCCACGTGAGACCGATCCTTTTCTCAAATCTACTATAAAGGCCGCTGAGGCCCAGATACACTATTCTGTTGGTAAGGAGGTTGAAGTAACTATCACCACAGAATTTAAGAATGCTCCACGTCCTGAGGTCGGTAAGTTATTGCCACAGGTGAAGAATATCATTGCAGTAAGTTCTGGTAAAGGTGGAGTAGGGAAGAGTACCGTCTCTGCTAATCTTGCTATAGCCTTAGCACGTCTTGGCTATAAGGTTGGTTTGCTGGATACAGATATCTTTGGTCCAAGTATGCCAAAGATGTTTGGTGTTGAGGATGCACGTCCATACGGAGTAGAAAAAGATGGTCGTCAGCTCATCGAACCAGTAGAGAAATATGGTGTAAAGCTACTTTCTATCGGTTTCTTTGTCAACCCAGACACAGCAACGCTTTGGCGTGGTGGTATGGCTACCTCAGCACTCAAGCAACTCATTGCTGATGCAGACTGGGGCGAGTTAGATTACTTTATTCTCGATACTCCTCCTGGTACGAGCGATATTCATCTGACCCTCATGCAGACGCTTGCTATTACAGGTGCGGTGATTGTATCAACGCCACAGAATGTAGCTCTGGCTGATGCACGTAAGGGTATAGACATGTATCGCAATGACAAGGTGAATATTCCAATCCTTGGTTTGGTAGAGAATATGGCATGGTTCACACCAGCTGAACTGCCAGAGAACAAATACTATATCTTTGGAAAAGACGGCTGTAAGAACTTAGCGAAGGAACTCGACTGCCCATTGCTTGCCCAGATTCCTATTGTACAGAGTATTTGTGAGAATGGTGATAAGGGAACTCCAGCAGCAACTCAGGTTGATACGGTTACCGGTCAGGCTTTCCTAAGTCTTGCCCAGAGCGTGGTTACAGTGGTTAATCGTCGTAACAAGGAGCAGGCTCCAACAAAGATAGTTGATGTAAAGAACGAATAAGCATACAGGCAACTAGGATGTTTTAAACATCAAACAA from Prevotella scopos JCM 17725 encodes:
- a CDS encoding Mrp/NBP35 family ATP-binding protein, which produces MTLYPKLITDALEKVIYPGTKKNIIESEMLADTPSINGNKVSFTLIFPRETDPFLKSTIKAAEAQIHYSVGKEVEVTITTEFKNAPRPEVGKLLPQVKNIIAVSSGKGGVGKSTVSANLAIALARLGYKVGLLDTDIFGPSMPKMFGVEDARPYGVEKDGRQLIEPVEKYGVKLLSIGFFVNPDTATLWRGGMATSALKQLIADADWGELDYFILDTPPGTSDIHLTLMQTLAITGAVIVSTPQNVALADARKGIDMYRNDKVNIPILGLVENMAWFTPAELPENKYYIFGKDGCKNLAKELDCPLLAQIPIVQSICENGDKGTPAATQVDTVTGQAFLSLAQSVVTVVNRRNKEQAPTKIVDVKNE
- a CDS encoding PepSY domain-containing protein, with the translated sequence MKRKTWRKYHKWIGIIITFFLVMFCLSGIILNHRQSFADINVSRAILPARYSFEQWNNGLLRGTLRYNDADKHNKVIIYGAAGVIQTDSAASKFTEYNQGLPSGADYRQIRGVVKTPKNDIFAASVMGLYKLGKNSQWQPVSLPLQENDELLTDIITHGDTLIVLSRSHLYYAKTPYKTFTCLTLQSPNGYEGKVSLFRQIWLLHSGALFGTIGKLLVDGIGIILILLCVTGIWFWLRHKSTSVLVWHNKIGVYTFYITLFLAITGWALRPPLMILLAKNSTKPLPGTTLSSDNAWNDKLRMIRYDDQKHDWLISTSEGFFSLKTLADKPTAIEYAPPVSVMGQNVWQRINDNTWVVGSFDGLFLWNRDYNEVAPYDDIIAFNPSIPGTAPSEQMITGFSSDFKNKECIATYYLGSSFAKQPEEFKNKPMSLWSLALEVHTGRIYAGALGSFLFIFVAGILIIIVLVSGKKA